Genomic DNA from Deltaproteobacteria bacterium CG11_big_fil_rev_8_21_14_0_20_49_13:
ATTTAAAAAACCTTAAAAGGATACTTTATGACCAAGAAAAGAGTTTTGATCATGGGCGCGGCAGGAAGGGACTTTCACAATTTCAACGTCTTCTTCAGAAACAACCCCAACTACGAAGTAATGGGCTTCACGGCAACGCAGATCCCGAACATCGAAGGGAGAAAATATCCGGCAGATCTTTCGGGCCGCCTTTATCCAAGGGGAATTCCCATTCATTCAGAAAAGACGCTTGCCGATCTTATAGCCAACGAAAAAATTGATGAGGTCTTCTTTTCATACTCGGACGTCTCTTACGAAACGGTGATGCAAAAAAGCGCCATAGCCCTTGCGGCGGGCGCCGACTTCACGCTCCTCTCCTCTCTTCACACCCAGATAAAGTCGACCAAACCAGTTGTTGCCGTATGCGCGGTGAGGACAGGTTGCGGAAAGAGCCAGACCTCCAGAAAGATCGTCTCAACCCTCAAAAAGAAGGGAAGGAAGGTGGTGGCCATACGTCATCCGATGCCCTACGGCGCCCTGACAGAGCAGATAGCCCAGAGATTCGCCAGCTATAAGGACATGGACGACCACAAGTGCACGATAGAAGAGCGCGAGGAGTATGAACCTTACATCGACGAAGGATTGGTCGTTTATGCCGGCGTTGATTACGAAAAGATCTTGCGTCAGGCCGAAAAAGAGGCCGACGTTATCATTTGGGACGGCGGAAATAACGACGTTCCGTTCTACGTTCCGGACCTGCACATAACCGTTCTTGACCCGCTACGCGCCGGGCATGAGAGAAAGTATTACCCCGGCGAGGTCAACTTTATCGATGCCGACGTCCTTGTTATAAACAAGTACGAACAAGCTAACAAAGAGCAACTCGACACGCTTCTTGCAAATATCCGCGAATGCAACCAGAGCGCGCTCATCATAAACGGCGCCTCCAAGTTAACGGTCGAAAACCCAGCGGCGATAAAGGGAAAACGCGTCCTTGTAATTGAAGACGGCCCAACTCTCACCCACGGGGGCATGAGCTTTGGCGCCGGGGTCGTTGCCGCCAAGGAGTTCGGGGCGGCTGAACTCGTTGACCCAAGGCCCTACGCCGTTGGTTCGATAAAGAAGGCCTATCAGCAATATCCTCACATGGGAAATCTACTCCCAGCCTTAGGTTATTATAAGGATCAGCTAAACGACCTGGAAGAGACGGTCAAGGCAACTCCGTGTGATGTGATACTGGTCGCAAGCCCAATAGATATCCGCAGGGTCATCAAGCTCGACAAGCCTGCAATGAGGGTCCGCTACTATATCGAAGAGATAGGTAATCCGACATTCGAAGACGTTCTGGCAAAGTTCTAAAATACTTTAAATGATGTAAATTTTGACGCCGCCGCCTGTTATTATCGTTCTACGTGTTAGAATTCTTATCCGACCTACTATTATGTTTGCCTAACTCACTGAA
This window encodes:
- a CDS encoding GTPase, yielding MTKKRVLIMGAAGRDFHNFNVFFRNNPNYEVMGFTATQIPNIEGRKYPADLSGRLYPRGIPIHSEKTLADLIANEKIDEVFFSYSDVSYETVMQKSAIALAAGADFTLLSSLHTQIKSTKPVVAVCAVRTGCGKSQTSRKIVSTLKKKGRKVVAIRHPMPYGALTEQIAQRFASYKDMDDHKCTIEEREEYEPYIDEGLVVYAGVDYEKILRQAEKEADVIIWDGGNNDVPFYVPDLHITVLDPLRAGHERKYYPGEVNFIDADVLVINKYEQANKEQLDTLLANIRECNQSALIINGASKLTVENPAAIKGKRVLVIEDGPTLTHGGMSFGAGVVAAKEFGAAELVDPRPYAVGSIKKAYQQYPHMGNLLPALGYYKDQLNDLEETVKATPCDVILVASPIDIRRVIKLDKPAMRVRYYIEEIGNPTFEDVLAKF